One segment of Pleomorphomonas sp. PLEO DNA contains the following:
- the tsaE gene encoding tRNA (adenosine(37)-N6)-threonylcarbamoyltransferase complex ATPase subunit type 1 TsaE yields the protein MSLPFRRTVSVADEAGTFRLADDIAAIARAGDVIALHGDLGMGKSAFARAVVRRLAGNPDLEVPSPTFTLLQSYETARFPVHHFDLYRLADPDELIEIGFAEAVGEGLSLIEWPDRAGNELPAERLDLVICEGDGLNGRRFLLEARGDGWAERLDETFAARDVLKRAGLADATRAHVQGDASTRRFERATGASGSVILMHWPSFGTLPVHADGLSYEALVHATDRLDAFLAIGDTLRQRGFRTPRLIAIDEPRRLMLIEDLGAGSIAPGGIADSERYLAAARRLADMAAIAWPEVATADDGRTFPLPAYDRRALLTEVELFASWYAPDIIGRPLSETEAAEWLALWDGLLARFDDDRSAWVLKDYHSPNILWQESGDPIGLIDYQDALLGPAAYDLASLITDARVDIADDLAVAMLDAYCLHRRKVAGPFDEASFREAVVVIGAQRNAKILGRFVRYAKLTGRTHHLRFLPRIRRNFEKALDDKVFAGVKLWYERLAPPASRP from the coding sequence ATGAGCCTCCCCTTCCGCCGCACGGTCAGCGTTGCCGACGAAGCCGGCACGTTCCGTCTCGCCGACGACATCGCCGCCATCGCTCGGGCGGGTGACGTCATCGCCCTTCACGGCGATCTCGGCATGGGCAAGAGCGCTTTTGCGCGAGCCGTCGTCCGGCGCCTTGCCGGCAATCCGGATCTCGAAGTGCCGAGCCCCACCTTCACGCTGCTGCAAAGCTACGAAACAGCTCGCTTTCCCGTCCATCATTTTGATCTCTATCGCCTCGCCGACCCGGACGAACTGATCGAGATCGGCTTCGCCGAGGCCGTCGGCGAAGGCCTCTCGTTGATCGAGTGGCCCGATCGGGCGGGCAACGAGCTGCCGGCCGAGCGGCTTGACCTCGTCATCTGCGAAGGCGACGGCCTCAACGGTCGCCGCTTCTTGCTGGAGGCCCGCGGAGACGGCTGGGCCGAGCGGCTCGATGAAACCTTTGCGGCCCGCGACGTTCTGAAGCGGGCCGGCCTTGCCGATGCGACCCGTGCCCATGTTCAGGGTGACGCCTCGACCCGTCGTTTCGAACGGGCGACAGGCGCGAGCGGCAGCGTCATTCTGATGCACTGGCCATCGTTCGGCACGCTGCCGGTTCACGCCGACGGCCTCTCCTACGAGGCGCTGGTGCATGCCACCGATCGTCTCGATGCGTTTCTCGCCATCGGCGACACGCTCCGCCAGCGCGGCTTCCGAACGCCTCGCCTCATCGCCATCGACGAACCACGCCGGCTGATGCTGATCGAGGATCTCGGTGCCGGAAGCATTGCGCCGGGCGGCATCGCGGATTCCGAACGCTATCTTGCCGCCGCCCGCCGGCTCGCCGACATGGCAGCCATCGCCTGGCCCGAGGTGGCGACTGCCGACGATGGTCGCACCTTCCCGTTGCCCGCCTACGACCGGCGAGCGCTGCTGACCGAGGTGGAACTGTTCGCGAGCTGGTATGCACCAGACATTATTGGTCGGCCGCTCAGTGAGACCGAGGCGGCCGAATGGCTGGCTCTGTGGGATGGCTTGCTCGCCCGCTTCGATGACGACCGCTCAGCCTGGGTGCTGAAGGACTATCACTCGCCCAACATCCTCTGGCAGGAGAGCGGCGACCCGATCGGTCTCATCGACTATCAGGATGCCCTTCTCGGCCCCGCCGCCTACGACCTCGCCTCGCTCATCACTGACGCGCGTGTCGATATTGCCGATGATCTCGCCGTGGCGATGCTCGACGCTTATTGCCTTCATCGGCGCAAGGTGGCCGGACCGTTCGACGAGGCGAGCTTCCGTGAAGCGGTCGTCGTCATCGGTGCCCAGCGCAACGCCAAGATTCTCGGCCGCTTCGTGCGCTATGCCAAGCTCACCGGCCGCACTCATCATCTCCGCTTCTTGCCGCGCATTCGTCGCAACTTCGAAAAAGCGCTGGACGACAAGGTTTTCGCCGGGGTCAAGCTCTGGTATGAACGGCTCGCGCCGCCGGCCTCCCGGCCGTGA
- a CDS encoding FeoC-like transcriptional regulator → MMTPSTVRDYLRERGRAPLTDVALHFDAGEDAVRAALGLWIAKGKVRALAAGAGCSKAGTCGCACKVEEIFEWVGERQLAS, encoded by the coding sequence ATGATGACGCCGTCAACCGTTCGCGATTATCTGAGGGAACGCGGCAGAGCTCCTCTGACCGATGTTGCGCTGCACTTCGATGCCGGCGAGGATGCCGTCCGCGCCGCTCTCGGTCTCTGGATTGCCAAGGGTAAGGTGCGTGCCTTAGCGGCCGGCGCCGGCTGCTCGAAGGCCGGCACATGCGGCTGCGCGTGCAAGGTCGAGGAGATCTTCGAGTGGGTCGGAGAAAGACAGTTGGCGAGCTGA
- a CDS encoding nucleotidyltransferase family protein produces MTDAAFLSAFRPRRAMVLAAGRGKRMRPITATTPKPLVEVLGRSLIDRVFDRLAEASVETAIVNVHYLADLVEVHVSKRRDLSVIVSDERDKLLDTGGGVVKALPHLGSDPFYHLNSDSIWIEGVSANLPSLARTWDGERMDGLLLLAPTVGSVGYSGVGDFEMAGDGRLIRRRERTVAPFVYAGVAIFKPDIFADRPLAPFSLNRIFDELIGKGRLHGVRLEGTWLHVGTPEAIGQAERTIRLSAE; encoded by the coding sequence ATGACTGATGCTGCTTTTCTCTCCGCCTTTCGCCCTCGCCGGGCCATGGTGCTGGCCGCCGGTCGCGGCAAGCGTATGCGCCCGATCACGGCAACCACGCCGAAGCCGCTGGTGGAAGTGCTTGGTCGCAGTCTGATCGACCGGGTGTTCGACCGCCTGGCCGAGGCCAGTGTCGAGACGGCGATCGTCAACGTTCACTACCTCGCCGATCTCGTCGAGGTGCATGTCAGCAAGCGGCGCGATCTTTCGGTCATCGTTTCCGACGAACGCGACAAGTTGCTCGATACCGGAGGCGGCGTCGTCAAGGCGCTGCCGCATCTCGGCAGCGATCCGTTCTATCACCTCAACTCCGATTCCATCTGGATCGAGGGTGTCTCTGCCAACCTGCCGTCGCTGGCCCGGACCTGGGATGGCGAACGCATGGATGGCCTGCTGCTGCTTGCCCCCACGGTCGGCTCGGTTGGCTATTCGGGCGTCGGCGACTTCGAAATGGCCGGCGACGGCCGCCTGATCCGGCGGCGTGAACGCACCGTCGCTCCCTTCGTCTATGCCGGCGTCGCCATCTTCAAGCCGGACATCTTTGCCGACCGCCCGCTTGCGCCTTTTTCCCTCAACCGCATCTTCGATGAACTGATCGGCAAGGGCCGCCTACACGGTGTTCGGCTCGAGGGCACCTGGCTGCATGTTGGTACGCCCGAAGCGATCGGACAGGCGGAGCGGACCATCCGGTTATCGGCGGAGTAG
- the addB gene encoding double-strand break repair protein AddB, with amino-acid sequence MTGRVFTIHPGAPFLATLAEALLDGRLIAGSGYRDQPLDLADVSIYLPTRRAGASLRRAFRDAFGGGAAMLPRILAISDVLEAQDDLLAPEALDLPPVIAAAERRLMLARLVSRWRERVTSDRLLTPSGQPVAVPGSPAEALNLSADLLALLDQAELESVDWKKLDALVPDDYAAWWQLSLNFLRIATEALPAAIAERGQIGAGAFHRAMVEATIARWQTRPPPGPVIIAGSTGSVPSTADLMAAVLALPEGAVVLPGLDITAPGDTIAASVFDCAHPEHTMNRLVERLGVEREEIEELGAPKPALATRADIVRRALVPAAVTDQWPQHAAVLDADTAATEAALAGVSLTVAASEAEEALAAAIALRECLENSEARAILVTPDRTIIRRVVAELDRFGIEVEDTAGQPLPQTPYGQLALLLVEAATEDFPPVKVAAILGHPETRFGWSPARVRPAGRLISRKVLRGPRLAGGVAAISDALRALKRQTETRDDGADAILSDAEALANAFGEAMAPLVVAAALPTPTLADFLGALRETLSHVTRRSQEDEDEPTQAERQLLSILDDHTAAPDAGFSLTGGDFAPVLRALIGNVLVLTPSRQARVMATGPIEARLLPTDRLVLVGLDETVFPPVTDTGAWLSRPMRAGLGLSPPEVRIGLSAHDFSAALCAPDTVLIRAARRGGAPTVPTRFLQRLTSLIGPTRTEAMEARGGRFLDWARRLDDRPALPRVARPNPAPPLSARPRMLPVTDIETLIRDPYAIYAKRVLRLRPLDSFGETPDFGTRGTLVHDVLANFAATWTGPWDETAVVALTEFGRGRFSEALAAHPEVHALWWPRFQALARFIVLEFEAKRAPLARHTEIEGSLELTDRFTLTGRADRIDVEKDGRVTVIDFKTGRAPTAAQIAAQLTPQLPLEAVIARHGGFSRLSGPREAAELVHVVLRGLEGRDEIESYTGHEPRGSDPVTLEQTIAEAEARLRGLVRAYADPNRGYLSRARPFRKIDHGDYDHLARVSEWSIEDDGGEE; translated from the coding sequence ATGACCGGGCGCGTCTTTACCATCCATCCCGGAGCGCCCTTCCTTGCCACGCTGGCCGAAGCCTTGCTCGACGGTCGCCTGATCGCCGGCAGCGGCTATCGCGATCAGCCGCTCGACCTTGCGGACGTCAGCATCTACCTGCCGACCCGTCGAGCTGGCGCGTCCCTAAGACGGGCCTTTCGTGACGCTTTCGGCGGCGGGGCGGCGATGCTGCCGCGCATCCTCGCCATATCCGACGTTTTGGAAGCCCAAGACGACTTGCTGGCACCGGAAGCGCTCGATCTGCCGCCGGTAATCGCCGCCGCTGAGCGGCGGCTGATGCTGGCACGCCTCGTCAGCCGCTGGCGCGAACGCGTGACGAGCGACCGGCTGCTGACACCCTCCGGCCAACCGGTGGCCGTACCGGGCTCGCCGGCCGAAGCACTCAATCTTTCCGCCGACCTGCTGGCTCTCCTTGACCAGGCCGAACTCGAAAGCGTCGACTGGAAGAAACTCGACGCCCTGGTGCCCGACGACTATGCCGCCTGGTGGCAGCTGTCGCTCAATTTCCTCAGGATCGCCACCGAGGCGCTTCCGGCCGCCATTGCCGAGCGCGGTCAGATCGGCGCCGGGGCCTTCCACCGGGCGATGGTCGAGGCCACCATTGCCCGCTGGCAGACCCGTCCGCCGCCAGGACCGGTCATCATCGCCGGCTCGACGGGCTCGGTTCCAAGTACCGCCGATCTGATGGCGGCCGTGTTAGCCCTGCCCGAGGGCGCCGTGGTGCTGCCGGGCCTCGACATAACCGCGCCGGGCGATACGATCGCCGCGAGTGTTTTCGATTGCGCGCACCCCGAGCACACCATGAACCGCCTTGTGGAGCGGCTTGGCGTCGAACGGGAAGAGATCGAAGAGCTGGGGGCGCCAAAGCCGGCACTGGCCACTCGTGCCGACATCGTCCGACGGGCGCTGGTGCCGGCCGCCGTCACCGATCAATGGCCCCAACATGCCGCCGTCCTTGATGCCGATACCGCCGCTACGGAGGCGGCGCTTGCCGGCGTTTCCCTCACCGTCGCCGCCAGCGAGGCTGAGGAGGCGCTCGCCGCCGCCATCGCCCTCCGAGAGTGCCTGGAAAACTCCGAGGCGAGGGCGATCCTCGTCACGCCCGACCGAACCATCATTCGCCGCGTCGTCGCCGAACTCGATCGTTTCGGCATCGAGGTGGAAGATACCGCCGGCCAGCCGCTGCCGCAAACACCCTACGGTCAGCTCGCTCTGCTCCTCGTCGAAGCGGCGACTGAGGATTTTCCTCCGGTAAAAGTAGCGGCCATCCTCGGACATCCCGAGACGCGTTTTGGCTGGAGTCCGGCGCGTGTCCGGCCAGCCGGCCGGTTGATTTCCCGCAAGGTCCTGCGCGGGCCACGCCTTGCCGGCGGCGTCGCCGCGATCTCGGACGCCTTGCGTGCTCTGAAAAGGCAGACCGAGACGAGGGACGACGGTGCGGACGCCATCCTTTCGGACGCGGAGGCTCTGGCGAATGCCTTCGGCGAGGCCATGGCGCCGCTCGTCGTAGCGGCGGCCTTGCCGACACCGACGCTTGCCGATTTTCTCGGCGCGTTGCGCGAGACTCTGAGCCACGTCACCCGCCGCTCCCAGGAGGACGAGGACGAGCCGACCCAGGCGGAGCGGCAGCTTTTATCGATTCTTGACGACCACACCGCTGCGCCCGATGCCGGTTTTTCCCTCACTGGCGGCGATTTCGCCCCGGTGCTGAGGGCGCTGATCGGCAACGTGCTGGTGTTGACGCCAAGCCGCCAAGCCCGTGTCATGGCCACCGGCCCGATCGAAGCGCGCCTTCTGCCAACCGATCGCCTGGTACTGGTCGGCCTTGATGAGACCGTCTTTCCGCCGGTTACCGACACCGGCGCCTGGCTATCGCGACCGATGCGTGCCGGCCTTGGCCTCAGCCCGCCCGAGGTGCGCATCGGCCTTTCCGCGCATGACTTTTCCGCCGCCCTCTGCGCTCCTGATACGGTGCTGATCCGCGCGGCGCGCCGCGGCGGCGCGCCGACCGTGCCGACCCGCTTTCTGCAGCGCCTGACAAGCCTAATCGGCCCGACCCGAACGGAAGCGATGGAGGCGCGCGGCGGCCGCTTCCTCGACTGGGCGCGCCGGCTCGACGACCGACCGGCCTTGCCGCGCGTCGCCCGCCCCAATCCGGCGCCACCGCTGTCGGCGCGGCCACGCATGCTGCCGGTCACCGATATCGAAACGCTGATCCGCGATCCCTACGCCATCTACGCCAAGCGCGTTCTGAGGCTGAGGCCACTCGACAGCTTCGGCGAGACACCCGACTTCGGCACGCGGGGCACACTCGTTCATGACGTCCTTGCCAATTTCGCGGCGACCTGGACCGGACCTTGGGACGAGACGGCCGTCGTTGCGTTGACCGAATTCGGCCGGGGGCGCTTTTCCGAGGCACTCGCCGCCCATCCGGAAGTGCACGCGCTCTGGTGGCCGCGCTTTCAGGCGCTCGCCCGTTTCATCGTGCTCGAGTTCGAGGCCAAACGCGCGCCGCTTGCCCGGCATACGGAAATCGAAGGCAGCCTCGAGTTGACGGATCGCTTCACACTGACCGGCCGCGCCGACCGCATCGACGTCGAAAAAGACGGCCGCGTCACGGTCATCGACTTCAAGACGGGGCGGGCACCGACGGCGGCGCAGATCGCCGCCCAGCTGACGCCACAGTTACCGCTCGAGGCGGTGATCGCCCGTCACGGTGGTTTTTCGCGCCTGTCGGGGCCGCGGGAGGCGGCCGAGCTGGTGCATGTGGTGCTGCGCGGCCTGGAAGGCCGCGACGAGATCGAGAGCTATACCGGCCACGAGCCGCGCGGCAGCGATCCGGTGACGCTGGAGCAGACGATCGCCGAGGCGGAAGCCCGCCTGCGCGGCTTGGTGCGGGCCTACGCCGATCCAAATCGCGGCTACCTTTCGCGCGCGCGGCCTTTCCGTAAGATCGACCACGGCGACTACGATCACCTTGCACGGGTGAGCGAGTGGAGCATCGAGGACGATGGAGGTGAGGAATGA
- the addA gene encoding double-strand break repair helicase AddA: MKIPAATRQTQLLATDPRASAFVSANAGSGKTWVLTRRVIRLLLDGVDPGRILCLTFTKAAAAEMSGRIFDELGRWAGLTDEGLARVLSDLEGKPVPSDRLAPARRLFARAIETPGGLKIQTIHAFAEALLQRFPLEAGLDGRFRVLDDTRAADLYAEARAELLSACAAHPDSPEGQALSDLVAIAGDEALDRALRAVVAARDDLAAFFAGSPSIDLALAALPQALGAPVGTSRESLLEEIAASPDFSGPFLSRLIDKLDTSKSKSMPVLADGFRAALAASSAEMRRPLWRGLFLTGKGEPRKRPFTKDVIDALPEANERFEREAQRLLTLERALSATLWGTRSAALLRLADRLIGLIEARKARRGLLDFDDLIERAAALLSRSDAAEWVQYKLDEGLDHVLVDEAQDTSPRQWQIVEALTGEFSAGEGARAGRRRTVFAVGDEKQSIYSFQGAAPHLFGLTRQTLGRRLAGAGLPVHDLRLTLSFRSTAAVVGAVDAVFRNPAAHAGLSTDAGPTVHETVRGREPGHVELWPAVEKLPAPPPGNWEDPVDATAIASPAVRLAGRLADEVAGWLRSGARIAATGAPIRPGNVLVLVRKRGAFVEAVNRALKQRGVAVAGADRLDVVGHIVTQDLLSAARVALLPEDDLALATVAKSPLVGLSEEALFRLAHGRPGRLWDAVKHRAAEGDGDAETLRATVALWMSRADRGEPFAFLSHLIGPDGGRAAYRARFGREADEVIDELLTLALTYEGEETAGLNGFIDRLAKGGELIRRELDAERDEVRVMTVHGSKGLEAPIVFLIDPGDKPASEKNLPDLLAVGDGPHPPIVWRQGGAFRPAPVETAAAAFIAAQEEEYRRLLYVGLTRARDRLIVAGLKGADEGADRRWHGLVEAALGTDAETVKDADGTVVAWRWTAKNEDPPAPALPGRLPAGEAEPLPDWLTRKVAGTGSGPASVTPSRAATFDKPGAPATAFDQEAATQGTVLHRLFELLPDLEPATRALAANNYLARLLPNLPEGDRLALSDDIVALMARPDQALLFSPAARAEAAIAGSVVTPTGRLIAVTGSVDRLLVEPELVTIVDYKTAARPSHVVPRRYVLQLALYRAVLGRLWPDRPVHAAILWTATARFDEVSPAALDMALAAYLEAVDAGAISADHESEIDNRS; this comes from the coding sequence ATGAAGATTCCAGCCGCCACCCGCCAGACCCAGCTCCTCGCCACCGATCCCAGGGCTTCCGCCTTCGTTTCGGCCAATGCCGGCTCGGGCAAGACATGGGTATTGACGCGGCGGGTGATCCGCCTGCTGCTCGACGGCGTCGATCCCGGTCGCATCCTCTGCCTTACCTTCACCAAAGCGGCGGCGGCCGAAATGTCGGGTCGCATCTTCGACGAACTCGGCCGCTGGGCTGGACTGACCGATGAGGGACTGGCCCGCGTTCTCTCCGACCTCGAAGGAAAACCGGTGCCGTCCGACCGTCTGGCGCCGGCCCGACGGCTGTTCGCGCGCGCCATCGAGACACCGGGCGGCCTGAAGATCCAGACGATCCATGCCTTTGCCGAGGCGCTCTTGCAGCGCTTTCCACTTGAGGCCGGTCTCGATGGCCGCTTCCGGGTGCTCGACGATACCCGCGCCGCAGATCTCTATGCCGAGGCGCGGGCCGAACTTCTATCCGCCTGCGCGGCCCACCCCGACAGTCCGGAGGGACAAGCGCTTTCGGATCTGGTGGCGATTGCCGGTGATGAAGCCCTCGACCGGGCGCTTCGCGCCGTTGTCGCTGCCCGCGACGATCTCGCCGCTTTTTTCGCCGGCAGTCCATCGATCGATCTGGCGCTCGCTGCCCTGCCCCAAGCGCTCGGCGCGCCGGTTGGAACAAGCCGGGAAAGCCTTCTTGAGGAAATCGCTGCCTCACCCGATTTTTCAGGCCCGTTCCTGAGTCGGCTTATCGATAAGCTCGATACCTCGAAATCCAAGTCGATGCCGGTGCTCGCCGACGGCTTCCGCGCGGCGCTCGCCGCCTCCAGCGCCGAGATGCGCCGGCCACTGTGGCGTGGCCTGTTCCTGACAGGCAAGGGCGAACCGCGCAAGCGCCCCTTCACCAAGGATGTCATCGACGCGCTGCCGGAAGCGAATGAACGCTTCGAGCGGGAGGCTCAGCGGCTTCTCACCCTCGAGCGCGCGTTGTCGGCGACACTCTGGGGGACGCGGAGCGCTGCTCTTCTTCGCCTCGCCGATCGGCTGATCGGCCTGATCGAGGCAAGGAAAGCCAGGCGCGGCCTCCTCGACTTCGATGACCTGATCGAACGAGCCGCCGCGCTTCTGTCGCGTTCGGACGCCGCCGAGTGGGTACAATACAAACTCGACGAGGGCCTCGATCATGTGCTGGTCGACGAGGCGCAGGACACCTCGCCGCGTCAATGGCAGATCGTCGAGGCGCTGACCGGCGAGTTCTCAGCCGGCGAAGGGGCACGAGCCGGGCGTCGGCGGACCGTCTTCGCGGTGGGCGACGAGAAGCAGTCGATCTATTCGTTCCAGGGGGCGGCACCGCACCTGTTCGGCCTGACCCGTCAGACGCTGGGACGACGCCTCGCCGGGGCCGGCCTGCCGGTTCACGATCTCCGCCTTACCCTGTCCTTCCGCTCGACGGCGGCGGTTGTCGGCGCCGTCGATGCCGTATTCCGGAACCCGGCGGCCCATGCCGGCCTTTCCACCGACGCCGGCCCCACCGTGCACGAGACGGTACGCGGCCGCGAACCTGGTCATGTCGAGCTATGGCCGGCGGTCGAAAAACTGCCAGCACCGCCGCCTGGCAACTGGGAGGATCCGGTCGACGCCACCGCCATCGCCAGTCCGGCCGTTCGGCTTGCAGGCCGCCTTGCCGACGAGGTCGCCGGATGGTTGCGCTCGGGTGCGCGCATCGCCGCCACCGGAGCGCCGATCCGGCCCGGCAACGTGCTGGTGCTCGTTCGCAAGCGCGGCGCTTTCGTTGAGGCGGTCAACCGCGCCCTGAAGCAACGCGGCGTGGCCGTGGCCGGCGCCGACAGACTCGACGTGGTGGGCCATATCGTTACTCAGGATCTGCTGTCCGCCGCCCGCGTCGCGCTGTTGCCCGAGGATGACCTTGCGCTCGCCACCGTCGCCAAGTCTCCTCTCGTCGGTCTCTCGGAAGAGGCACTGTTCCGTCTCGCCCATGGCCGGCCGGGCCGCCTTTGGGATGCCGTCAAGCACCGGGCAGCCGAGGGTGACGGCGATGCCGAGACTCTGCGCGCCACCGTCGCGCTGTGGATGAGCCGCGCCGATCGAGGCGAGCCCTTTGCCTTCCTGTCGCACCTCATTGGACCGGACGGTGGGCGGGCCGCCTATCGCGCCCGCTTCGGCCGCGAAGCCGACGAAGTGATCGACGAACTTTTGACGCTGGCACTCACCTATGAGGGCGAAGAGACGGCTGGACTCAACGGCTTTATCGACCGGCTCGCCAAGGGCGGCGAACTGATCCGGCGCGAGCTCGACGCCGAGCGGGACGAAGTCCGGGTGATGACGGTCCATGGCTCGAAGGGCCTTGAGGCGCCGATCGTGTTCCTGATCGACCCCGGCGACAAGCCAGCCAGCGAGAAGAACCTGCCCGATCTGCTGGCGGTCGGCGACGGTCCGCATCCTCCGATCGTCTGGCGGCAGGGCGGCGCCTTCCGCCCGGCACCCGTCGAGACCGCGGCGGCGGCCTTTATCGCCGCGCAGGAAGAGGAATACCGGCGCCTGCTCTATGTCGGGCTGACGCGTGCCCGCGATCGGCTGATCGTCGCCGGCCTCAAGGGCGCCGATGAGGGGGCTGACCGCCGCTGGCATGGTCTCGTCGAGGCGGCGCTCGGCACCGATGCCGAGACGGTGAAGGATGCCGACGGCACCGTCGTCGCCTGGCGCTGGACCGCAAAGAACGAAGATCCGCCGGCGCCGGCGCTGCCAGGCCGCCTCCCCGCGGGCGAGGCGGAGCCGTTGCCCGACTGGCTGACTCGCAAGGTGGCCGGCACAGGCTCAGGGCCTGCCAGCGTGACACCATCGCGGGCTGCGACGTTCGATAAACCCGGTGCGCCGGCAACCGCGTTCGACCAGGAAGCGGCGACCCAGGGCACCGTGCTGCACCGCCTCTTCGAACTATTGCCGGACTTGGAACCGGCAACCCGCGCTCTGGCAGCAAATAACTACCTGGCTCGCCTTCTTCCCAATCTTCCGGAGGGCGACAGGTTAGCCCTCTCCGACGACATCGTCGCCCTCATGGCCCGGCCGGACCAGGCGCTTCTGTTCTCCCCCGCCGCCCGTGCCGAAGCCGCGATTGCTGGCAGCGTCGTAACGCCCACCGGTCGGCTCATTGCCGTCACCGGCAGCGTCGACCGGCTGTTGGTCGAACCAGAATTGGTGACGATCGTCGATTACAAGACGGCGGCGCGCCCATCGCATGTGGTGCCGCGGAGATACGTTCTGCAGCTCGCCCTCTACCGGGCGGTGCTCGGTCGGCTCTGGCCGGACCGGCCAGTGCACGCGGCGATCCTGTGGACGGCGACGGCGAGGTTTGACGAGGTAAGTCCGGCGGCTCTGGATATGGCGCTCGCCGCCTACCTTGAGGCCGTGGATGCCGGCGCCATTTCGGCCGATCACGAAAGCGAAATCGACAATCGATCCTAA
- the trxA gene encoding thioredoxin TrxA, with product MSTMKVTDQSFPTDVLASSTPVLVDFWAEWCGPCRMIAPALDEIAGELNGKITIAKLNVDENGNTAMKYGVRSIPTLIIFKDGEPAAMKVGAAPKSDLAAWIKAAI from the coding sequence ATGTCGACCATGAAAGTCACCGACCAGTCGTTTCCCACCGACGTGCTTGCCTCGTCGACCCCCGTCCTCGTCGACTTCTGGGCCGAATGGTGCGGCCCCTGCCGCATGATCGCCCCGGCGCTTGACGAGATCGCCGGCGAGCTGAATGGCAAGATCACCATCGCCAAGCTCAATGTCGACGAGAACGGCAATACGGCCATGAAATACGGCGTTCGTTCGATTCCGACGCTGATCATCTTCAAGGATGGCGAACCCGCCGCCATGAAGGTGGGCGCTGCCCCGAAGAGCGACCTCGCAGCCTGGATCAAGGCCGCTATCTGA